TAAAGGCCCTGCGTGTTCCGGACGGCAAGATCGCCCGTCCGGAGTTCGGTTACTTCGCTGCCTCTCGCAAGGTCCTGGGGGGCATCGGCATAGCCGAGCATGACATTGGGACCGCGATAGACGAGTTCGCCCTCGACCTCATTCTCCGCAATCTCAATCCCGAGATCGTTTTCGAGGCTCAGGCGGCCTCCGGGAACGGGAATGCCTATCACATCGGGATTGGCTGTCAGAAGGTCGGGTGGCACATACGCAATTCTCGGGCTTGCTTCCGTTTGCCCGTACATCACGAAGAAGCCGATGCCGGCGGCTCCGGCGGATGCCGACAGGGCGCGGACCTTTTCGGGCGAAAGACGGCCGCCGGCCTGCGTGAAGTAGCGCAGGCTTTTGGGAGGAGGATTGAGCGCGCCCGTGCGCTCGATCAGATCGAAACTGTGGGGCACGCCAGCAAAGCTCGTGGCTCCGTGCTGCGAGAAGAGCTGCCAGAACTCCTCGTCGGCCACCGATTTGTCGGTCAGAACAAGGCTTGCGCCCGCGACCAGATGCGAGTTGATGACCGAAAGACCGTACGAATAGCTCGGCGGAAGACTCGTGATGGCACGATCGGTCGTACGGACGCCGAGATATTCGATAATGGATCGGGCGTTGGCCAGAAGGTTGGCGTGAGACAACCGGACGAGCTTGGGCAAGCCCGTCGATCCGGATGTCGGCAACAGCAGCGCGAGATCGGGGTGCAGTTCGTGACTTTTTGCCCGATCCCGCGCGCAAAAGCGCCACTCGCCCTGCTCCTGGCGGAAAACGAATTCCGGCGAAAACCGTGTCAGGATCCGATCGTCTTTATCCGAGCTGCCTTCGCCTACAACGATAACGGCATGACCTGCCCGCATCGCTCCTATGAAGGCAGCGATGGGCTGAACGGCGTTCGCCATTTCGATGACAAGTAGAAGGCGTCGGCCTGCCAGCGGCGCGAGGGACTCGTCGGCGAGCTCCGCAAGCGCAGCGAATGATATCTCTCGACCCGTCTCGTCTATAAGCGCGGGTGCTGAGCCGAAACTCTCGATACTCCCGAACAAACGCTGCACGTTCTGACCCCCACCCCGAACTTTTACACGCAAAAGATCGGAATGGCAGGGATATTCTGTGCCTGGGCGTATAATTACGTAACATTACTTAACGTCGGCCGCCGCTGTATGTGCCCAAGATTTAGGCCCGGCGCTGCTCATTCGGGCACCATAAGCGCATGAGGCATTTTGGCCTGCGGGATTAACGCAGCCGAGTGGACGAATCTTTTCGCCGCAGTGTTAGCTGTCCGTGCCCGATGCAGGATGCTGAGGCGTTGTTGATGTCCGCTTTGAAGAATGTTTGGCCGGAAGTCTGTACGATCCTTTTCGTCAGCCTGTGCGTGCCGCTGCTCCAGCTGAACGTGTTTTCTCTCATCGCCGCCTGTGTTTGCGCGGCCCTGCTGGCAGGTGTTTTCATCTATCGTGAGCGGAGAAGCGCCGGCGCGCTACGCGCGTTGCGCCGCGAGATTGTCCGCGAATGCACGGATCTTCATTACTTCGTTCAATCGGCACTCAGGACGCCGGACGCCCCTGAACCGGTTCTGCCCTTGTTCGAGGAGCTTGTCCCGTAGAATGGATATCCTCGTTCTCGTGTGTCTGCTTGCTGTCGCGGCGCTTGCCGTGCATCGCATTTGCGAAGTCCGCGATCGCGACCGCCGCGCAGAAACCGAGCGGCTGTCACTGGCGATCGAGAATTTGCGAAGCCACCGCGCTCTGCTGGCGAGCTTTATAGCTCGCGGATCAGCCCCGCCGATGATCGAGAAAAAGGCGCTTCTGATCACCGCATCCATCGGCAGGCACGATTTCGCCAAGACATTTTTCGATCTGCTCGGAGAAGCCGATCTTTCCGGCGGGTACGAGTTCGAGAACGCCCGAAAATTCAATGCTGCCCTCGCAAAACTGCAGAAGACCGATCCCGGAGGGCTGGGGCTGTTTCACAAATCGGTCGCATCGGGGGCGGCCGCCCTCCTTCTTCTCAACGAGCCTGCCGGACAAAAGCTGCAGGAGGTCGCATTCGGTCTGCTTGCGCACGGACAGGAGGCGGCCCTGGCGGCGGCCAGCAGAAGCCAATCGCCCCTCAACTAGGCATGCCGCGCAACGGGCCCCGGCTTTCGCGTTCATCATGAAAATCAGCGTCCGAACAGAGTGCTTGCCCATAAGGTCGCGCAGCCCTTAACGTCTTTCGGTAAGCCGGATCAGCGTGAGCGGCTTCAGCCTGGGTGGGTACGATGGTCGGTTTGATTGTTCCGCTGATCCTGTCCGGTGGGGCCGGAACACGGCTGTGGCCCGCCTCGCGAGAGACGAGGCCCAAACAGTTTCTGTCCCTGTTCGGGCCCCGCTCGACCTTTCAGGAAACTGTAAGGCGCGTCGGACCATCCGATATCTTTACGGCGCCCGTCATCATGACGAACCGCGACCACCGGTTTCTCGTGAGCGAACAGCTGCGCGAAATCGGCGTCGCCGGTGAAATCATCCTTGAACCGTTGCGCCGCGATTCCGGCCCGGCGATCGCCGCGGGCGCAAGTTTTGCGGCATCGAAATACGGCCCCGATGCCATTGTTCTGGTGCTCGCGGCCGATCACGTCGTCCGCAAGCCGAACGTCTTCGTCGATGCGTGCCGGCAGGCCGCCGCCCTCGCGCAAGCGGGGCGCATCGTGACATTCGGCATTCCGCCCGACCATGCTTCCACCGCCTATGGCTACATCAAGCCCGGGATCGCCGTAGACGGCTCCAGCGCGCACCGTATCGCTGCCTTTGTCGAAAAGCCCGACGCGGAGACGGCGCAAACCTATATCGCTGAAGGCTATCTCTGGAATTCCGGAAACTTCATGTTCCGGGCGGATATGCTGCTGCAGGAATATGCGCGGTTCGATGCGGCCTCGGTCGAGGCAGCCAAGGAAGCGGTCGCCAAGAGCACGCCCGATCTCAACTTCAAGATCCTCGATCAGACCGCCTTCAGCCGCGCCAAGGCCATCTCCATCGACTACGCGGTCATGGAGAAGACGGAAGAAGGCGCCGTTCTGAAAGTTGACATGGGGTGGTCGGACGT
Above is a window of Terrihabitans soli DNA encoding:
- a CDS encoding mannose-1-phosphate guanylyltransferase/mannose-6-phosphate isomerase, which codes for MVGLIVPLILSGGAGTRLWPASRETRPKQFLSLFGPRSTFQETVRRVGPSDIFTAPVIMTNRDHRFLVSEQLREIGVAGEIILEPLRRDSGPAIAAGASFAASKYGPDAIVLVLAADHVVRKPNVFVDACRQAAALAQAGRIVTFGIPPDHASTAYGYIKPGIAVDGSSAHRIAAFVEKPDAETAQTYIAEGYLWNSGNFMFRADMLLQEYARFDAASVEAAKEAVAKSTPDLNFKILDQTAFSRAKAISIDYAVMEKTEEGAVLKVDMGWSDVGGWEAVWALSDKDESGNVLLGPTKAASSKNNLIMSDKVMTAAIGVSDLAIITTEDAVLVGRKSDSAALKAMVGEIRQSRPNLTESGARVYRPWGSYQSLDSGERYQVKRIVVTPGGQLSLQKHFHRSEHWIVVKGTAKVQIADQQRMVHENESVYIPIGSLHRLENPGKIDLELIEVQTGSYLGEDDIVRLEDVYNRAD